A single region of the Zootoca vivipara chromosome 2, rZooViv1.1, whole genome shotgun sequence genome encodes:
- the LOC132591750 gene encoding uncharacterized protein K02A2.6-like, translating to MCRTCGKTGHIARVCRSAASGATGAPRLEHRRPPTAPRFLKDCHYVTEINGRAVQFPAQGKAHVKVKIEGQQCDMEVDSGSAFTIVSDQTAKTFFPRGKLPPLEPFPATLQSYSAGRIHVMGMCAVRVQFRDKQAVLKLVIAKGSRPSLLGTDWFPALGLSISGLNSIQTCPEMSEALCKEFAGLFNGKLGCYKGPPVDFELDPGVAPIRLKPRRVPFALQPKIEAELDKLVKQGVLSPVDSAKWETPIVTPLKANGEVRICADYKCTINKALRGNSYPIPVVSHLLAKLAGGKVFAKIDLAQAYQQLPVTPQSAEAQTIVTHKGAFRVNRLQFGVCVAPGIFQGLMERLLRGLPGVLPFFDDVLIAGKDPQELVARVRAVLLKFKEVGLQLKKEKCSFGVPTVDFLGFKIDASGIHPTDAKIKAIIEAPRPQNKTELQSFLGLINFYHSFLPQKASVAEPLHRLLQKKTVWRWGREQQKAFDSLREMLSSRSVLAHYDESKPLVLACDASQYGLGAVLSHREPDGSEKPISFYSRTLSPTERNYAQIDKEALAIVSGIKKFYDYLYGRHFSIETDHKPLLGLFNPNKQTPQILSPRMLRWSIFLNGFQYTLTHVPGKQLCHADALSRLPLPGGSNEDPAPAEHIMMLETLPGAPVTATDIAEKTRKDAVLSRVLTWVGRGWPGGPHEEKFRPYATRQHELSMHKGCLLWGDRVIIPAPLRNRVLETLHMGHPGMVRMKSLARCYVWWPGMDQNIEQWVRTCKACQEVRPEVARAPVHWWEQSRTPWSRLHIDFAGPFQGKVFLVIVDAYSKWLEVAMVPSMASAAVIKVLRQLFATHGLPETIVSDNGAAFVSQEFRAFLADNFIRGVTSAPFHPSSNGQAERMVRTAKESIARLMEGNWSARIARMLFLQHATPCTATGKSPAELLLGRRLVTVLDYVHPDKMPNRNSRATPQDETDTTRYLAPEDLVWVRNYSRGPRWVAGVITRASGPVSYYVTLENGQVWKRHIDQLRRRALSREESDNSSLANDAQLQDQSEDGPEVQSPGASANEPGSASPQDDEVQV from the coding sequence atgtgccggacgtgcggaaagacgggtcacatcgccagggtctgtagatcggcggcgtcgggagcgacaggagcacctagactggagcatcgcagaccgcccacagcacctcgttttctaaaggactgccactacgtaacggagatcaacgggagggccgtgcagtttccagcgcaaggcaaggcacacgtcaaggtgaagattgagggtcagcagtgcgacatggaggtggactccggatctgcattcaccatcgtgtcggaccagactgcgaagacattcttccccaggggtaagttgccccctctggagcccttcccggcaaccttgcagtcgtactcagcaggccgcatccatgttatgggaatgtgtgccgtgagagtacagttccgggacaaacaggctgtactcaaactggtgattgcgaagggcagtcgccccagtctcctgggcactgactggttccccgccctgggactgagtatctcagggctaaattcaatccaaacctgccctgagatgagcgaggcattatgcaaggaatttgctggtctctttaatggaaaactgggttgttataaagggcccccagttgactttgagttggaccccggggtggccccaatccgactcaaaccaaggcgagtgccatttgcactgcaacccaagatcgaggcagagctggataaattggtcaagcagggagttctctcacccgtggactctgctaagtgggagactccaatcgtcacgccccttaaagcaaatggggaagtcaggatatgtgcagattacaaatgtactatcaataaggcactcaggggaaactcataccccattccagtcgtatcacatctgttggctaaactggctgggggcaaggtgttcgccaaaattgacctggcacaagcttaccaacagctgccagtaaccccacaatcagcggaagcacagactattgtcacacataaaggggcgttcagagttaacagattacagttcggagtttgtgtggccccagggatttttcaagggctcatggaacgcctgttaaggggtctgccgggggtcttgccattttttgatgacgttttgattgctggaaaagacccacaggaactggttgcgcgtgtccgtgcagtgttgctcaagttcaaggaggtggggttgcaactgaaaaaagaaaaatgcagttttggggtgccaactgtggatttcttggggtttaaaattgatgcatcaggcatccaccccacagatgctaagattaaggccatcatcgaggcaccacgaccacagaacaagacggagttgcagtcattcctgggacttattaacttttatcattcattcttaccccagaaagcttcggtagctgaaccattacatagacttttgcagaaaaagactgtgtggcgatgggggcgggagcagcagaaggcttttgactccttgcgagaaatgctgagtagcaggagcgtccttgctcattatgatgagtcgaagccgctggtcctggcatgtgatgcctctcaatacggcctgggggctgtgctgagtcatagggaaccggatgggtcggaaaagcccatctctttctattcacgtacgttgtcacccacggagcgcaactatgctcaaattgataaagaggcactagcaattgtgtcaggaatcaaaaagttctatgattatttgtacggtcgccatttctccattgaaacggaccacaaaccactgttagggttgttcaacccaaacaaacaaacgccacaaattctctcccccagaatgttgcgttggtcaatattcctgaatgggttccagtacaccttgacccatgtgccggggaaacagttgtgccacgctgatgcgctgagtcgattgccccttcctggcgggagcaatgaggatcctgctccggcggagcacattatgatgctagaaacacttccgggggctcctgtaacagctactgatatagctgagaaaacgaggaaagatgctgttctctcccgtgtgctcacttgggtggggagggggtggccaggtggtccgcatgaagaaaaattcaggccttatgcgacaaggcagcacgaattgtccatgcataagggttgtctcctatggggagatagggtgatcatcccagcaccactgagaaacagggttcttgagacgcttcacatgggacacccaggaatggtcaggatgaagtcgctagcccgatgttatgtgtggtggcctggaatggaccagaacatagaacaatgggtacgaacatgcaaggcatgccaagaggtgcggccagaagtggccagagcaccagtccactggtgggagcagtccaggactccctggagccggctgcacatagattttgctgggccattccaagggaaggtctttttggttatcgttgatgcatattccaaatggttagaagtggcgatggtccctagcatggcatcagctgccgtaatcaaggtgttgaggcagctgtttgcaacccacgggttacctgagaccattgtatcagataatggggcagcttttgtatcccaagaattcagggcattcttggctgataacttcataagaggggtcacatccgcgccctttcacccatcctccaatgggcaggctgagcgcatggtacgaacagccaaagaatccattgcgcgcttaatggagggtaactggtcggctcgcattgcacgaatgttatttttgcagcatgcgacgccgtgtactgcgacgggcaagtcgccagccgagctgctcttaggtagaagactggtaacggtgctggattatgtccacccagataaaatgccaaaccgtaattcaagagcaaccccccaggatgaaactgacacaacaaggtatctcgcccctgaagatctggtctgggtgaggaactattcacgaggtccgcggtgggtggccggtgtgatcacccgggctagtggacctgtgtcctattatgtgaccttggaaaatgggcaagtttggaagagacatatagatcagctgaggcgccgggcactcagcagggaggagtcagataattcatccctggctaatgacgcacagctgcaagaccagagtgaagatggcccagaggtgcagtcaccaggggcttcagcaaatgaaccagggtctgctagtcctcaggatgacgaggtacaggta
- the LOC118076363 gene encoding 5-hydroxytryptamine receptor 3A-like yields MTLNQEWQGTQKQICGYHDVAEHLNISSNKDLFSYTIPKRNWEESLEVHLDFTLVSILSVSWKNDFVSWDPLDFCNITNITLPVKLFWTPDIYIEERADEDKFTRSPMAFVTSNGYIHMLQTCRLTSSCSLDVHAFPFDEQKCNLTMTTIYSAKELLMKSSKSSMKANQDSHKSYLSGGEWKFEELRVIENMMPYETTNISTVTYEVSMKRQSILYVLVLILPTFTLFLLDMAISYALASPGEKIAFKVTLILQVSLLSLILNDMLPATSDDPPVIAMFFTGMFVFMVFGILENAFVLYLKQKKPDSPPFTGNKFMNIILRKKKKQSEKPVADLGDGLPKGSQQAGRLSLSEKCHAEESLVFLKHINAELQQIRKHLSLEECQDDSESVVWDNTILLVEEGLYFTRLIFSLIFLTFVAIQWTF; encoded by the exons ATGACCTTAAACCAAGAGTGGC AAGGCACCCAGAAACAGATTTGTGGGTACCACGATGTGGCCGAGCATCTGAACATCTCTTCCAATAAGGATCTCTTCTCATACACCATACCCAAGAGAAACTGGGAAGAATCCTTAGAAGTTCATCTAGACTTCACCCTGGTGTCCATCCTTTCAGTG AGCTGGAAGAATGATTTCGTCTCATGGGATCCCTTGGATTTCTGTAACATTACAAATATCACTCTTCCTGTGAAACTATTTTGGACCCCAGACATTTACATAGAGGAACG GGCCGATGAAGACAAGTTCACACGCAGCCCTATGGCATTTGTAACATCCAATGGCTACATTCATATGCTTCAAACCTGCCGACTCACTTCATCCTGCAGTCTGGACGTCCATGCATTTCCTTTCGATGAACAAAAATGCAACTTAACCATGACCACAATATATTCAG CGAAAGAACTACTGATGAAGAGCTCTAAATCTTCCATGAAGGCAAATCAAGATAGTCACAAATCTTACTTGAGTGGTGGAGAGTGGAAGTTTGAGGAACTGAGGGTCATAGAGAACATGATGCCATATGAAACAACCAACATTAGTACTGTCACTTATGAG gtTTCGATGAAGAGGCAATCCATTTTGTATGTGTTGGTTCTGATCCTGCCAACTTTTACTCTGTTCTTGCTGGATATGGCTATTTCTTACGCGCTTGCTTCCCCTGGAGAAAAGATTGCTTTCAAAGTGACGCTGATCCTGCAAGTCTCACTCTTGTCATTGATTCTGAATGATATGCTACCAGCAACATCAGATGATCCACCAGTCATAG CCATGTTTTTCACCGGGATGTTTGTATTTATGGTCTTTGGTATCCTGGAGAATGCTTTCGTACTCTATCTTAAACAGAAGAAACCAGATTCCCCACCTTTCACGGGGAATAAATTTATGAATATAATtctgagaaagaagaaaaagcaatccGAGAAGCCTGTGGCTGATTTAG GAGACGGGCTGCCCAAAGGGAGCCAGCAGGCAGGCAGATTATCCTTGTCAGAAAAGTGCCATGCCGAAGAGAGTTTGGTGTTTCTGAAACATATTAATGCAGAATTGCAACAGATCAGGAAACATCTCTCCCTAGAAGAATGCCAGGATGACTCTGAATCAGTCGTGTGGGATAATACGATACTCCTTGTGGAGGAAGGGCTTTATTTTACCCGCCTGATTTTCTCACTCATCTTTTTAACTTTTGTTGCCATACAGTGGACATTCTAA